In the Devosia sp. SL43 genome, one interval contains:
- a CDS encoding porin, with translation MKLKSLILGSVAAAGLSTAGFAADLGVLTSLDVCDELGLSGLTISSDTNCLQISGGVSYEFNWGDFRTEDDIAHTYDGDRVISVGDDPTDWNSKVEAWLKFVGTASSDFGPAKAVIVIKETDLTRVNRSGAVTTVDSDGNFDGLQLDEAYVQIGDTTVIMAGKKGSIANLGDDEPFNFLGLFNSDAIDGKGVGIDGDYTGIGGHVIQVVSDLGNGVSAGIALEDLNSDSAVAGVVPAFMGSLVGVLSYAGENLTAHVTGIAFGILDGNVESWAIHAGATGTFDAFKVRGAVSYWDNFKFGGTDVVHALVSAEGTFDMFKIALSGEVANENPGVTDYGVGGSIGATVTEGVSINLGARYFTSNAGVGDTYQVAAQLVAAVTETIKITAEVGGYFGDEITFHHGESVYYGAAELAWAPGGGFTSSIKGEVNSEEAYKVTFKAAKTFE, from the coding sequence ATGAAACTCAAGAGCCTTATCCTCGGTTCTGTTGCTGCTGCCGGTCTCTCGACCGCTGGCTTCGCTGCCGATCTCGGCGTCCTCACCTCGCTGGACGTTTGCGACGAGCTGGGCCTGTCGGGCCTGACCATCTCGTCCGACACCAACTGCCTGCAGATCTCGGGCGGCGTTTCGTATGAATTCAACTGGGGCGATTTCCGCACCGAAGACGACATCGCTCACACCTATGACGGCGACCGCGTGATCTCCGTTGGCGATGACCCGACCGACTGGAACAGCAAGGTTGAAGCCTGGCTGAAGTTCGTTGGCACCGCTTCGTCCGACTTCGGTCCGGCCAAAGCTGTTATCGTGATCAAGGAAACCGATCTCACCCGCGTTAATCGTTCGGGTGCCGTGACCACCGTCGACAGCGACGGTAACTTCGACGGCCTGCAGCTTGACGAAGCCTACGTCCAGATCGGTGACACCACTGTCATCATGGCTGGTAAGAAGGGTTCGATCGCGAACCTGGGCGACGACGAGCCCTTCAACTTCCTCGGTCTGTTTAACTCCGATGCCATCGACGGCAAGGGCGTTGGCATTGACGGCGACTACACCGGTATCGGTGGTCACGTGATCCAGGTCGTTTCCGATCTCGGCAACGGCGTTAGCGCCGGTATCGCTCTCGAAGACCTGAACTCCGACAGCGCGGTTGCTGGTGTTGTTCCGGCCTTCATGGGCTCGCTGGTTGGTGTTCTGAGCTACGCTGGTGAAAACCTGACCGCTCACGTCACCGGTATCGCCTTCGGTATCCTCGACGGCAACGTTGAGTCCTGGGCCATCCACGCTGGTGCCACCGGCACCTTCGACGCGTTCAAGGTTCGTGGCGCTGTCTCGTACTGGGATAACTTCAAGTTCGGCGGCACCGACGTTGTGCACGCACTGGTCTCCGCTGAAGGCACTTTTGACATGTTCAAGATTGCTCTCTCGGGCGAAGTTGCCAACGAGAACCCTGGCGTGACCGACTACGGTGTTGGCGGCTCCATCGGTGCAACCGTCACCGAAGGCGTCTCGATCAACCTCGGCGCACGTTACTTCACCTCGAACGCTGGCGTTGGCGACACCTACCAGGTTGCTGCTCAGCTCGTTGCTGCTGTGACCGAAACCATCAAGATCACGGCTGAAGTCGGTGGTTATTTCGGCGACGAAATCACCTTCCACCATGGCGAAAGCGTGTACTACGGCGCTGCCGAACTGGCATGGGCTCCGGGTGGCGGTTTCACCTCGTCCATCAAGGGCGAAGTCAACAGCGAAGAGGCCTACAAGGTCACTTTCAAGGCTGCCAAGACCTTCGAATAA
- a CDS encoding SDR family oxidoreductase, with protein MSKSGKVAVVTGGGSGIGKAAALGFAQAGYDVAICGRRIEALEPVRREINGYAGACDVTDPNAVAHFFAGVKERYGRIDVVFNNAGRFAPAVSFGDLDVLTWQEMINTNLNGAFYVAREAFRAMRDQTPQGGRIINNGSISAHAPRPGAASYTTSKHAITGLTKAISLDGRAFSIACGQIDIGNAATDMTSTMNTGSLQANGTMMPEPTFDTRHVVDALLYMSALPLVANVQFMTVMATNMPYIGRG; from the coding sequence ATGAGCAAGAGTGGAAAAGTCGCGGTCGTCACAGGCGGCGGTTCAGGAATCGGCAAGGCAGCCGCGCTGGGTTTTGCCCAGGCTGGCTATGACGTGGCCATCTGCGGTCGACGGATCGAAGCGCTTGAGCCGGTACGACGTGAGATCAACGGCTATGCCGGCGCCTGCGACGTAACCGACCCCAATGCGGTCGCGCACTTCTTTGCGGGGGTGAAGGAGAGATATGGCCGTATCGACGTGGTGTTCAACAATGCCGGCCGGTTCGCGCCGGCGGTCTCGTTCGGCGATCTGGATGTGCTGACCTGGCAGGAGATGATCAACACCAATCTCAATGGCGCCTTCTATGTGGCGCGCGAAGCGTTCCGTGCGATGCGTGATCAGACACCGCAGGGCGGGCGGATCATCAACAACGGATCGATCTCCGCCCATGCGCCCCGTCCAGGCGCGGCATCATATACGACGTCCAAGCATGCGATCACCGGGTTGACCAAGGCGATCTCGCTGGACGGGCGCGCTTTCAGCATTGCCTGCGGACAGATCGACATCGGCAATGCGGCGACCGACATGACCAGCACAATGAATACCGGGTCGCTGCAGGCCAATGGCACCATGATGCCCGAACCGACTTTCGACACCAGGCATGTGGTCGATGCGTTGCTTTATATGTCGGCGCTGCCGCTGGTGGCCAACGTGCAGTTCATGACGGTGATGGCGACCAACATGCCCTATATCGGGCGCGGGTAG